CCTTCATGGGTCTCAGCCACCAAAGCTACCGGATCATTGCGGTGTGGCATGGCCGTTGCATAGAACAGTGGCTTACCGTGCACGATCTCCTCGGGCTGCTTGCTGTAAGGCATGACATGCTTCTCCGGACGACGGCAACCCGTCAATCCAACGCCTGCAAAGGCAAAAGAAGCTGACATGACTTTCATGAACTGGCGGCGATTTACGCCGTCCAACTCAGAAGCCCCTTCGGGAAATTCCCGGTGCAAATAGTCTTTGAAACCTTCGGTCTCGGCCAGTTCGTCGAGGCTTCTCCAGTAGTGAGGTCCCTTAAGATCCGACTCGGAAGGTTCGGGATGTTTTAAGAATTTATTCATCGGTGACATCCTGAGCAGCTGGTTGGCGGATTGATTTTCCAGTGCTCTTTCATTTCATTTCCAAACTCAAGTTGCGCTTCCTTGCTCTCAGGACGCCAATCGAGGTTGGTAATTTGATCGAGAGGGCGAAGTTTTTCTTCTGGATTGCGGTGACATTCCAAGCAGAAGCCCATGCTAAAGGATTTTTCATGGCGGACTTCATCCATTTCATTCACTTGGCCGTGGCATTCGAAACAACTGATGCCGCGATTCACGTGAACAGAGTGATTGAAATATACATAGTCAGGCACCTTATGTACCTGCACCCAGGGAATGGATTCCCCACTCGCAAAACTGTCACGAACCGGCTCTAGCTTCTCACTCAGGACCTGAACCTGGTTGTGGCAGTTCATACAGGTGCTGGTGGCCGGAACGTTGGAATGTCCGGATTTCTCCACCTGATTGTGGCAGTAGCGGCAATCCAGGCCCAACTCACCTACGTGGAGTGAGTGTTCAAAAGGAACAGGCTGAACTGGCTGATAACCTACTCTAGAATACTTGGGAGTAAGATAATAGGTCGCTCCGGCCGTGATGGTCCCGATGACGATCAGTAGTGCGATGACTACCTGAAGCGGGGCTTTGTTAGCTTCTTTCGGAAAGATTGTAGACATAGTAAAAGTATCCCTTTGAGCCGCTCGTTAGTTAGAAGGAGCAGGAAAGCGGTTGAGTAGCATTGTTCGATTGCACCCTGATTAGCTATCGCGCGAAATAGCGCGAGGATCCTGGCGAACTTTGAGGCGCACGTTCTTAGACGATGCATCCTGGTTATCTTTCGTTGAGCCGGTTGCGGATTTTCCTAGGAGAATCGACGCAAACCCGGCGCCCAAAAAGCCTTTCAAAAATCTCGGACGTGAAAGGTTTTCCTTGTTGTCTGCCATGGATGGTGGAGAAAAGAGATTATACGGACGGTTGCAAAAACTACGCTATAGAATGTGCCCGATTTCCTATGGCAATAACTTTTTCTAAAAATTAGAGGCTGCAATTTGACTTATGCGAAAAACTTATACGTGAGGGGGTCTCAGTTGATAAATTCGCCATCTTCCATTTGCAAAATATGGTCGCACTTTTGAGCGATGTCTGGGTTGTGCGTCACGATGAGCACAGCCTGGTCATTTTCGCGTGCCAAACGAGTCAGTAGATCGAAAACGATATTGGAGTTATGGACGTCCAAATTACCTGTGGGCTCATCTGCCAAAATGACTGAGGGTATATTAGACAATGACCGTGCAATGGCCACACGTTGTTGCTCGCCTCCTGATAATTGAGTGGCCAAGCGGTGCAGTTTGTCGCCGAGGCCCACATCCTTGAGGTAGGAGGTAGCTCGCTCCTCCATTTCTTCAGAAGACAGCACTCCCTGCTTGCGCATGGGAATCATCACATTATCCAGGGCGCTGAATTCCTTAAGAAGGAAATGAAACTGGAACACGAAGCCCAAATGCTGGTTGCGTGCAGCTGTACGTTCCTGATCTCCCATTTGGGTCATTGGCTCACCGCTCAGGTAAATTTCTCCCTCGTCTGGTTGGTCAAGTAACCCCAGTAGGTATAGCAAAGTAGATTTCCCACAACCTGAAGGACCCACCACGGCGTATACCTTGCCACGCTCCAACTCAAGCGAGACACCCCGAAGTACGTGAACCCTACCCTCTCCTTCGCCTAGGTGGCGATGAATGTTCTCACAGCGCAGAGCGATGCGATCACTATTAGATGAACTGGAATTAGGCACACTCATTGGGAAGTTCCGCGAATGACATCGCCGGGTTCGAGTTTAGCCGCACGACGAGCTGGGATGTAGGAGGCGATCATTACAATCACAGAGGCAATAATCGTGGCTGAGACGTAGTGCCAGATGGACCAATTCACGACAAACGAGTCAGTAGTAAAAATTCCAGTAACGCGAAACGGCAGCTTTGAGACACCGTAGGTCATAAGTACCGCGACTATCCAACCAAGGACATTTCCTGCCACCAGTACAAACACACCTTGCCAGAGAAAGATGCTGGTGATGTCGCGTCGTGTATAGCCCATTGACCTGAGAATCGCTATTTCTTTGGTTTTTTCCATGACCATCATGGCGAGCGTATTAAACATACCGAGGCCCGATAAAAGAATGATGGTCGATACCGTGAGCCCGGTCGAAACGCTTAAAACTAAAAAGGCATCCAGCCAGGATTTCTGCCTCTCCTGCCAACTGGCCACATGGTAATAGATAGTATTCATCATGTGGAAGGCCTCTTCTCTGGCCCGGTGGGGGTCGATCAGATTGACTTGAAGGAAAGATGCACCATGAGCCCGCTGAAGCACACTGCGGGTCTCTGACAACTTCATATAGATACGTTCCCGGTCGATATCAGAGACTCCAGTTTCAAAAATGCCAGCCACCGTGTATCTGGAGTTTTTATCTAAAGACTTAATAACCACGGTGTCGCCGATACTCACTTGAAGCAGGCGAGCAAATTTGGAACCGATCAAAATCCCAGTGGGTTTTGACCGAAAGTCCTCTAAGGATCCAAAGATTATCTGTTTCTCCAGATCAGACACGGCAATGTAATCATCGATATCAACCCCAAACAACCGTCCGGTGTAGCTTCGATAATTACTACTGACCAGGACGCTACCGGTGAGTACCTCCGCAATTCCGGTGACACTTTCAAATTCCTTGAGCGCATCAATCACTTCGAGTGGCTGCTCAATTCCTTCAATATATTTGTAGTTTTCAGTGTTCTCAATCACCCAAGGTGAGTCGCTATCGTCCTCCTCATCTGCGAGCTCCATGGTCTTGAAGGTAATTCGAATGCGGTCCTGTACACGAATGGCACCATCAGTCCCTAAAATGGTCTTTACGAAAAACTGTTGGAATCCCGTCGTTTGCGCCTGTCCAAAAATGAAGAATCCGACTCCAAAGATGATACCCGTCAGGCTCATTGCCATCGCCCGTTTATTGGCGGTCAGAAATCGCAGCGCTATACGGATGTTTGGGGACATAACTATGAATCTGCCACAGCTCGCTCGCTAACGAATCGAAAGCTTGTCATCCTTTTCCTTGATCGTAACCCGATCTCCAGGCTTTAAAATATCAAGACCTTCAGTAACCACGAGGTCTCCTTCTTCGAGGCCTTCAAGAATCTCAACTTGGATCAAACTCCGGTAACCGTAAACAATCTGGCGGAAATCGAGACGTCCATCATTAAAGACGAAAACATAATCTCCTACTAAGGCTCGAGTCGGGATGATGCGGGCATTGGCACGTTCACCAATCGTGATCGTGACTTCACCGGTAAGACCTGGAACCAGCAGATCCTGGGAAATCTCAACTTCGAGCTGAACCGAATAGCGTTGAGTATCTGGATCCGCAGAAGGAAAAATCTTGGCCACCTCGGCATCATAAAGCTCCCCGCCCAACGAGAGAAATCGAACGACGGCTTTCTGCCCTAGCCGGATGCCTGCAAATTGTTCTTCACTCACTTCAGCTACGACCACTCGTTTTTTGGAAATGATGGAAGCAATGGGAGCACCGGATCCAATCAGGTCTCCTTTTTCAGAAAGAACGTCTTCAATAATACCGTCGATGGAACTGCGAATATTCATCTTTTCCATGCGTCGTTTCATCACTTGGATCCCATTTTCCAGACGCTTGATATTCGTATTCGCAGTCAACTCTGAGAGCTCAAGATCTCCCTGTGCCTTTCTGAGGTTTCTTTCGGCCTCCTTAACTTGGCGGTCTGATCTCTGTCCCAAATCGAACAGTCGCTTCATCTCATCCAGGCTCTCCTCGGCCACCTCCACACTAAATTGCTTGGGATTAACAACTTCGAGCTGCCTTTGCGCAAGATCTAGATCTATCTGACGAGCTTCCAATTCCAACTCGAGATCCCTTGGATCGACTTGAGCAACCACATCGCCTTCAATGACTTCATCACCTTCCTCGATGAGCACATCCAAAAGCCTTCCCCCTTCACCGGCTCGAATTTCGGTCGAATAATCCGCATTCACAGTGACGGTACCAAGGACAACCGAGCGAGCCGTATCAATGACAACCGGTTGGACCACCACTTCGCGACTGATGATTTTTTTGCTGAAAATCCAGCCGGCAAAACCAACGACTGCTAGAAATAAGATGAGAAATATATAACGAATCATTCTTCGAGATAAGCCAAGATTGAGGGGTACTCCAACATCACATAAAGATTGGTCAATGACTTATAATAGCGACCCCGCGTATCAAGCAGGACAATCCGCGCACGCTCCAAGTCCCGCTTGACTGCTTTCAAATCTTTCTCGGGCGAACGCCCCGCCTTTACATCTTCCTCCATCTGGCGATAACGACCTTCTTCCCAATAAAATGTCTGATCGCTAAGCAGGCTTTGCTCCCGTTTAATTTCTAGGTCCTTGAAGTAGAAGCCAATATCGTCTTTCAGATTTTTCTTAATGTCGGCCAGTTCTCTTTCCAATTGTCGACGCGTTTGCAAAGCGTCTTTAATAAAAGCGGCTGAATACTTACCGTCGTAGACATTCCACCTAACTTCAAGACCCGCAAAACCCTCGGTGTATTCCAAATTTTGACGATTACCTGTAATTACGTTGTCGGAATCCCGTCTTAACTGGACCAATCCATTGAGCTTGGGCTTCTGGTTTACCTCATAATTATTCAAGCGCTCCAGTTCCTGGGTCAGTCGAGTCTGCTTAGAGGCTACCTTCAAAGATGTTGCATCCATGGAAGAGAAGAAACTCTGCATTTTTGCTTCCACAATCGACAAATCGTCGGCAACAGCAGGAATACCTCCGCCCATATTAATCGAGGTGGTCTCTTCCGAGCCAATCACTTCATGCAAATCATCGGCTGCTCGCTGAAGACTATTTTCCAAGGCCTCGTGCTTTAAGAGCTCAGTTTTATAGTTTAATTCCATGGTTGCGAATTGAGTGGCGGGAAACTCACCTCGTTCCAGCTGCTCGCGTCTTAGCTCAATGTCCGCTCGATAAATTTCTTCAGCAAGACTACTATATAGTACCCGCTGCTTTAGAATCGCGTAATCGATAAAGCGATTCACCACATCCCGGTAAATCGCCAGAAATGCCAGTTGTCGGTCCTGCTTAACTCGTTCGACTTCGAGCAATCCGTACCGATGATCTGCTTCGGCAGCGCCCCAAGTATAAAGTGGCTTCCGTGCATAAACATCAAATTTGTATTTCCATCCATCGGAAGTTTCTGCCCCGGTGTCCTGGATTTGGAATCCAACGTTAGCAGATGCACTTACCTTGACTGCATTTGAAGACGAGTACCGCATGGACACTGCTTCCGCTCGCCTGAGCAAGATATCCTGCATGTCCATCTTCCAGGAATTAGCCGCCGCAGATTGTATGAGCGGTCGTAGTGCCGGATTAATTTCGTCAAGTGGATTTGGTAACACTCCGGTTGGGTTCGTTTGAGCCGACAGGCGTGAAAAATTCCCTAACAGCAGAATAGCTGAAACCAGAAAGCTTAACGTTTTTGGAATAAAGCGTAGCGGTGTCACGAGTTGGGATGAGCAGTTGTGGTCGATTTTAAAAGGCAGAGCATGGGAGCTTGTTAACACTTATCGAGCAAAAATTCATGGATAAGGTTCCTTCTTGTCAGAAAGTAATTTTGCAGCCTTCATAACGATCTTTGAAAATGAAGCACGTAGTTCTACTAGGCGGCAGCGGGTACGTTGGCAAAACGTTCCAAGAGGTCCTCAGCAATCGAAACATTTCTTTCCGGAACTTTTCCCGGGCAGATTTAAATTACTATAATCCAGCCAAGCTCAAAGAAGCCCTTCAGGCAGAAGCGCCTGATTGCCTGATCAATGCGGCCGGCTACACAGGAAAACCCAATGTGGATGCTTGCGAAGATGACAAAGCAAACTGCTTGATGGGAAACGCCGTGTTACCGGGAATCATCCGTGAGGTCTGCGAGTCACTTAAACTTCCTTGGGGGCATGTATCCTCCGGCTGTATTTACACCGGGAACCGCCCGGATGGTACGGGCTTCATTGAAGACGATACTCCTAATTTCGATTTCAGGCACAATAACTGTAGTTTCTACAGTGGAACTAAAGCACTAGGGGAAGAAACTCTGAAAGGAGCTGAGGATTGCTACATCTGGCGACTTCGGATTCCATTCGATGAAAGAAACAATCCGAGAAACTATCTAACCAAGCTACTCACCTATGAATGGCTCTTGGATGCTGAAAACTCAGTCTCACAACGATTCGAATTTATCGATGCCTGCCTCAAATGTTTTGAAAAAGGTATACCCAGTGGTGTTTACAATGTGACCAACCCTGGAGCGATTTCTGCGAGAGAGATCACCGAAATCATGAAAACACATGGTCTGGTGAAGAAGGAGCTCAAATTTTTTGAAAGCGAGGAAGCCTTCATGTCTAAGGTTGTGCGAGCTCCACGCTCCAATTGCATCATGTCTTCAGAAAAACTTAGCTGTCATGATATCCAATTAACCGAGGTTCATGAAGCTGTGGATAGAGCCTGCAAAAATTGGATTGAATAGATACATACCAAGATGAACGTATTAGTCACCGGAGGAGCCGGATTTATTGGTTCTCATTTTCTAGATCTGTTACTTGCAGAAGCAGACAGCTCAACAAACAAGATCATCTGCCTCGACCTGCTCACTTATGCTGGTCGCGAAGAGAATTTTGCTCACCATGAAGATAAGCCAAACTTCAGCTTTATCATAGGTGACATTGGAGACCAGGGATTGGTAGGCCAGTTATTAAATAGTCATCAGATCGACTGGGTAGTCAACTTTGCGGCAGAAACCCATGTGGATCGCTCCATCGAAGGTCCTGACGCGTTTATTCAAACCAATGTGGTTGGCACTCACGAGCTGCTGAAGGCAAGTCTTGCGTATTTCTCCGAGTTGAACCCCGAGCAAAAAAGTAACTTTCGATTCTTACACGTATCCACCGATGAAGTGTATGGAACGCTTACATCCGATGAGGCAGCCTTTACAGAAGAAAACCAATACCTGCCGAATAGCCCCTACTCTGCTTCAAAGGCGGCAAGTGACCACCTGGTTCGAGCTTATCACCACACCTTTGGTTTGCCGACGCTCATTACCAATTGCTCCAACAACTATGGGCCAAGACAGTTTCCGGAAAAACTGATCCCGCTAATGATCCACAATGCGTTGGATGGCAAAAGCCTCCCTATATATGGAGACGGTTTAAACGTTCGAGATTGGCTCTATGTGACGGATCACTGCGCTGGCATACACAAGGTATTGAAAATCGGAAGATTGGGAGAGACCTATAATATAGGAGGCAACTGCGAGAAAACGAATATCCAGATCGTAGATACCATATGCTCCATTCTTGACAACCAGCAGCCGAAGACAAACGACAGCAGTTACTTAAGCCAGAAAACGTTTGTTACCGATCGGAAGGGACACGACCGACGCTACGCCATTGATTGCCGAAAAATCGAGAGTGAGTTAGGCTGGACTCCAGCAGAGACCTTCGAGACAGGGATACAAAAAACCATCCGATGGTATTTAACTCAAATCAATCGAAGCAATTAATCAGGATTGATTCGCGATACATTTAAAACAACGATCAACCTCTATGGACAGCTCCGATAATGCACCCAACGACCTGACACTGCTCAGTATCGTCGTCCCGGCGAGGGATGAGGAAGGTTGCATCGCCGCAACTGTTGAACACTTGCACCTGGAATTAGAGCTTCAAAAAGTCCCCCACGAGATCCTCGTCGTAGACGACGGAAGCACTGACAAGACCTGGGACATTCTAAACGAAACCAAAGAAAAAGTTTCAACTCTTAGACCAATTAAGAATAAGGGAGAAAACGGATTTGGTCGCGCCATAATTTTGGGTCTCAACAAAATGAAAGGGGATGCCGTTGTTATCATGATGGCAGACCAATCGGATGACGTCAGAGACGTTGTCAGATATTGGGAGCTACTGAACGAAGGCTGGGATTGTGTCTTTGGCAGTCGTTTTTCCAAAGGTGGAGGCGTAATCGACTACCCCTGGCTAAAACTCCGCGTAAATCGATTGGCCAACTTCTTTATACGTATCCTTTTTAAGATCAAACTTAACGATACAACCAACGCTTTCAAAGCCTACCGCAAAACGGTTATCGATGGCTGTCAGCCCTTCTTATCTCCTCATTTCAATCTAACAGTGGAGATTCCTTTAAAAGCAATCGTTCGAGGTTTCTCTTGGACGGTAATGCCCATCACCTGGACCAATCGACGCACCGGACAAGCCAAGTTGAAGATAAAAGAAATGGGGAGCCGTTATTTCTTTATCTGCGCTTACGTGTGGCTCGAAAAGTCCTTCAGCAGAGGCGACTATAAAACAGATAAGGATGAGGTTGAAACCACTGAGGTCTCAGACAGCCCTTAGGCTTACCATAATCCATGGAAATGGATTTAAGACCTCAACGATTTCAAATCCGTTTTCAGTTACAGCTTTAGTAAAGGAGTTCGGGCTCCAATGATTGAGATGCCCCGGCGTGTTTCCCCAATCACCAAGATACTTGAAGCGAGCCATATTCAAAATACGCCAGATGGGTTCACGAGGAACAGAGAAGACATAGTGGTCAGCATTTAGACTCCTAAGAGCCTGAAGCCCACGCACCGGATCCTCCAAATGCTCCAACACCTCGCAGCACACCACCACCGATCTGGCATGTTCTTCGGGATTTATATCGTAGATGCTAAGGTGCTTGAAGTCGATCGAGTCACAATCGCGTTTAAGATTCTCGTCGATAAGCGCCTCTGAGAAATCACTCGCCAATATCTGGATCTTGTAGCGATCACGAATAAGCCGCGTAAGCCGCCCCTCTCCACAACCCACTTCATGCAAGGTTTTCGGTTGGAGGGCATCCAATACCCGGAACAACTTACTATCGAATCCAGAAACAAGCTTTCTGGAAATGGGGTTATTCAGGTTGGATTTATCCACCTGATTTCCGATGTAAATGCCCTCTTCTAATTGCTTATCGTGATTGTCCATTCAGTTACTCTTCTGGGGACGTTTCAGAAAAATCACACTGAGTCCAAAACAAAATAGATCGCCCAAAACTGAGCTAATGCGCATCCAGGAAGCGACAAATAGCAAGTTCACATTCATCTCAGGTGACATAGAAAATAATGCATAGGTTGCCTCCCTGACCCCTAGCCCGCCGGGTGCTCCAATCACTAAAAAGCCGGCAGCCCAAGTCACCGAAACCATTTCAAGGATTCGAACGAAGCCCAACTGAAGTGGCTCTGCTAACACACCTGCATACAGGGCGAACATGGCTGCCTGTAGAAAAAACACACAAACATAGGACAAAGATCCGATTAAGCCCCAATGCAAATGTTGAGCTTTCAGAGACTCGGTGATCCCAATTTTCCTCCTCAGCGTTGGGTTTATGAGTGCAATCACCAGAACAAACACCCCGCTCCCAACAACAACCAAAGCAGGAATCCCATAGCCTTGTGTGAACAAAAAAGAGAGTCCAATGAGTCCAGCGACAAGCACCAATGCAATGGACTCCATAATCGTAGCGGTTCCCGCAATGGCAGCTTTTATTCCGAGTTGTTTTGCCAGGACGACCCGCCCGATATGATGAAACACATTTCCAGGTAAGTACTTAGCAAACTGTGTGCGAAATGATAAAATGATTGAAGCCATGAATCCGACCTCACTTCCCAAAGCGCGAACCATCAAAGCCCAACCAACTCCAAGGACCGTGTTCA
This genomic stretch from Opitutia bacterium ISCC 52 harbors:
- a CDS encoding cytochrome c family protein — its product is MSTIFPKEANKAPLQVVIALLIVIGTITAGATYYLTPKYSRVGYQPVQPVPFEHSLHVGELGLDCRYCHNQVEKSGHSNVPATSTCMNCHNQVQVLSEKLEPVRDSFASGESIPWVQVHKVPDYVYFNHSVHVNRGISCFECHGQVNEMDEVRHEKSFSMGFCLECHRNPEEKLRPLDQITNLDWRPESKEAQLEFGNEMKEHWKINPPTSCSGCHR
- a CDS encoding ABC transporter ATP-binding protein — translated: MSVPNSSSSNSDRIALRCENIHRHLGEGEGRVHVLRGVSLELERGKVYAVVGPSGCGKSTLLYLLGLLDQPDEGEIYLSGEPMTQMGDQERTAARNQHLGFVFQFHFLLKEFSALDNVMIPMRKQGVLSSEEMEERATSYLKDVGLGDKLHRLATQLSGGEQQRVAIARSLSNIPSVILADEPTGNLDVHNSNIVFDLLTRLARENDQAVLIVTHNPDIAQKCDHILQMEDGEFIN
- a CDS encoding ABC transporter permease — translated: MSPNIRIALRFLTANKRAMAMSLTGIIFGVGFFIFGQAQTTGFQQFFVKTILGTDGAIRVQDRIRITFKTMELADEEDDSDSPWVIENTENYKYIEGIEQPLEVIDALKEFESVTGIAEVLTGSVLVSSNYRSYTGRLFGVDIDDYIAVSDLEKQIIFGSLEDFRSKPTGILIGSKFARLLQVSIGDTVVIKSLDKNSRYTVAGIFETGVSDIDRERIYMKLSETRSVLQRAHGASFLQVNLIDPHRAREEAFHMMNTIYYHVASWQERQKSWLDAFLVLSVSTGLTVSTIILLSGLGMFNTLAMMVMEKTKEIAILRSMGYTRRDITSIFLWQGVFVLVAGNVLGWIVAVLMTYGVSKLPFRVTGIFTTDSFVVNWSIWHYVSATIIASVIVMIASYIPARRAAKLEPGDVIRGTSQ
- a CDS encoding efflux RND transporter periplasmic adaptor subunit encodes the protein MIRYIFLILFLAVVGFAGWIFSKKIISREVVVQPVVIDTARSVVLGTVTVNADYSTEIRAGEGGRLLDVLIEEGDEVIEGDVVAQVDPRDLELELEARQIDLDLAQRQLEVVNPKQFSVEVAEESLDEMKRLFDLGQRSDRQVKEAERNLRKAQGDLELSELTANTNIKRLENGIQVMKRRMEKMNIRSSIDGIIEDVLSEKGDLIGSGAPIASIISKKRVVVAEVSEEQFAGIRLGQKAVVRFLSLGGELYDAEVAKIFPSADPDTQRYSVQLEVEISQDLLVPGLTGEVTITIGERANARIIPTRALVGDYVFVFNDGRLDFRQIVYGYRSLIQVEILEGLEEGDLVVTEGLDILKPGDRVTIKEKDDKLSIR
- a CDS encoding TolC family protein, which produces MLPNPLDEINPALRPLIQSAAANSWKMDMQDILLRRAEAVSMRYSSSNAVKVSASANVGFQIQDTGAETSDGWKYKFDVYARKPLYTWGAAEADHRYGLLEVERVKQDRQLAFLAIYRDVVNRFIDYAILKQRVLYSSLAEEIYRADIELRREQLERGEFPATQFATMELNYKTELLKHEALENSLQRAADDLHEVIGSEETTSINMGGGIPAVADDLSIVEAKMQSFFSSMDATSLKVASKQTRLTQELERLNNYEVNQKPKLNGLVQLRRDSDNVITGNRQNLEYTEGFAGLEVRWNVYDGKYSAAFIKDALQTRRQLERELADIKKNLKDDIGFYFKDLEIKREQSLLSDQTFYWEEGRYRQMEEDVKAGRSPEKDLKAVKRDLERARIVLLDTRGRYYKSLTNLYVMLEYPSILAYLEE
- a CDS encoding sugar nucleotide-binding protein; this translates as MKHVVLLGGSGYVGKTFQEVLSNRNISFRNFSRADLNYYNPAKLKEALQAEAPDCLINAAGYTGKPNVDACEDDKANCLMGNAVLPGIIREVCESLKLPWGHVSSGCIYTGNRPDGTGFIEDDTPNFDFRHNNCSFYSGTKALGEETLKGAEDCYIWRLRIPFDERNNPRNYLTKLLTYEWLLDAENSVSQRFEFIDACLKCFEKGIPSGVYNVTNPGAISAREITEIMKTHGLVKKELKFFESEEAFMSKVVRAPRSNCIMSSEKLSCHDIQLTEVHEAVDRACKNWIE
- the rfbB gene encoding dTDP-glucose 4,6-dehydratase yields the protein MNVLVTGGAGFIGSHFLDLLLAEADSSTNKIICLDLLTYAGREENFAHHEDKPNFSFIIGDIGDQGLVGQLLNSHQIDWVVNFAAETHVDRSIEGPDAFIQTNVVGTHELLKASLAYFSELNPEQKSNFRFLHVSTDEVYGTLTSDEAAFTEENQYLPNSPYSASKAASDHLVRAYHHTFGLPTLITNCSNNYGPRQFPEKLIPLMIHNALDGKSLPIYGDGLNVRDWLYVTDHCAGIHKVLKIGRLGETYNIGGNCEKTNIQIVDTICSILDNQQPKTNDSSYLSQKTFVTDRKGHDRRYAIDCRKIESELGWTPAETFETGIQKTIRWYLTQINRSN
- a CDS encoding glycosyltransferase family 2 protein, with amino-acid sequence MDSSDNAPNDLTLLSIVVPARDEEGCIAATVEHLHLELELQKVPHEILVVDDGSTDKTWDILNETKEKVSTLRPIKNKGENGFGRAIILGLNKMKGDAVVIMMADQSDDVRDVVRYWELLNEGWDCVFGSRFSKGGGVIDYPWLKLRVNRLANFFIRILFKIKLNDTTNAFKAYRKTVIDGCQPFLSPHFNLTVEIPLKAIVRGFSWTVMPITWTNRRTGQAKLKIKEMGSRYFFICAYVWLEKSFSRGDYKTDKDEVETTEVSDSP
- a CDS encoding class I SAM-dependent methyltransferase, whose translation is MDNHDKQLEEGIYIGNQVDKSNLNNPISRKLVSGFDSKLFRVLDALQPKTLHEVGCGEGRLTRLIRDRYKIQILASDFSEALIDENLKRDCDSIDFKHLSIYDINPEEHARSVVVCCEVLEHLEDPVRGLQALRSLNADHYVFSVPREPIWRILNMARFKYLGDWGNTPGHLNHWSPNSFTKAVTENGFEIVEVLNPFPWIMVSLRAV
- a CDS encoding flippase-like domain-containing protein yields the protein MLNIQTGLSKGKRSNSIPRALGFSLSLVCCLYVFRELIYDDSKLTHGVPIQFLWPLVGATGCWVLVNTVLGVGWALMVRALGSEVGFMASIILSFRTQFAKYLPGNVFHHIGRVVLAKQLGIKAAIAGTATIMESIALVLVAGLIGLSFLFTQGYGIPALVVVGSGVFVLVIALINPTLRRKIGITESLKAQHLHWGLIGSLSYVCVFFLQAAMFALYAGVLAEPLQLGFVRILEMVSVTWAAGFLVIGAPGGLGVREATYALFSMSPEMNVNLLFVASWMRISSVLGDLFCFGLSVIFLKRPQKSN